Proteins co-encoded in one Melanotaenia boesemani isolate fMelBoe1 chromosome 23, fMelBoe1.pri, whole genome shotgun sequence genomic window:
- the atp2b1a gene encoding plasma membrane calcium-transporting ATPase 1a isoform X1, which translates to MANNSYSGVKNSLMEANHDGEFGCTLKELRSLMELRGAEAISKIGDSYGDTQGLCNRLKTSPIDGLSGQPADIEKRKTAYGQNLIPPKKPKTFLQLVWEALQDVTLIILEVAAIVSLGLSFYRPPDAEREHCGRAAGGVEDENESEAGWIEGAAILLSVVCVVLVTAFNDWSKEKQFRGLQSRIEQEQKFTVVRGGQVIQIPVAEIVVGDVAQIKYGDLLPADGVLIQGNDLKIDESSLTGESDHVKKTQEKDPMLLSGTHVMEGSGKMVVTAVGVNSQTGIIFTLLGSGEDDDDEEDEKKKEKEEKKKQKKNKKQDGSVENRKKAKAQDGAAMEMQPLNSDDGGDAEEKKKANLPKKEKSVLQGKLTKLAVQIGKAGLVMSAITVIILVVLFVVDTFWIQNLPWVKDCTPIYIQFFVKFFIIGVTVLVVAVPEGLPLAVTISLAYSVKKMMNDNNLVRHLDACETMGNATAICSDKTGTLTMNRMTVVQAYVADNHYKRVPEPEKIPPSILDILILGIAVNCAYTTKIMPPEKEGGLPRQVGNKTECALLGFSNDLKRDYQTIRNEIPEEKLYKVYTFNSVRKSMSTVLKLADGSYRMFSKGASEILLKKCYKILTANGESKVFRPRDRDDMVKRVIEPMASEGLRTICLAYRDFTVSDGEPDWDNENDILTGMTCICVVGIEDPVRPEVPDAIRKCQRAGITVRMVTGDNINTARAIATKCGILQPGDDFLCLEGKEFNRRIRNEKGEIEQERIDKIWPKLRVLARSSPTDKHTLVKGIIDSTVLEQRQVVAVTGDGTNDGPALKKADVGFAMGIAGTDVAKEASDIILTDDNFSSIVKAVMWGRNVYDSISKFLQFQLTVNVVAVIVAFTGACITQDSPLKAVQMLWVNLIMDTFASLALATEPPTESLLLRKPYGRNKPLISRTMMKNILGHGVYQLIIIFMLLFAGEKIFDIDSGRNAPLHAPPSEHYTIVFNTFVLMQLFNEINARKIHGERNVFEGMFNNPIFCSIVFGTFLIQIVIVQFGGKPFSCVALTIDQWLWCTFLGFSSLLWGQIISSIPTSRLKFLKTAGHGTQKEEIPDEELEELDDMDEIDHAERELRRGQILWFRGLNRIQTQMDVVSAFQSGTSFQGALRRQASNSSQQQHDIRVVKAFRSSISLYEGLEKPESRTSIHNFMTHPEFRIEDSEPHIPLIDDTDAEDDAPTKRNSASPRNTTPTPPSPTPSPATTIAPTTPVSPSPNQNNNAVESSNHLLPEGSKSGTPSAPGSPLHSLETSL; encoded by the exons GTCTAAGTGGACAGCCTGCTGACATTGAGAAGCGGAAAACGGCTTATGGGCAAAATTTAATACCACCCAAAAAGCCCAAAACCTTCCTACAATTAGTGTGGGAGGCACTACAAGATGTCACACTAATTATCCTAGAAGTGGCAGCCATAGTTTCACTAGGCCTTTCTTTTTATAGACCACCAGATGCCGAAAGAGAAC ACTGTGGAAGAGCTGCTGGTGGTGTGGAGGATGAAAATGAGTCTGAGGCAGGATGGATCGAAGGTGCCGCCATTCTTCTGTCAGTTGTCTGTGTAGTGCTGGTGACGGCATTCAATGACTGGAGTAAAGAGAAGCAGTTTAGGGGCCTCCAGAGCCGTATTGAGCAGGAACAGAAATTTACTGTTGTCCGTGGAGGACAAGTTATCCAAATTCCAGTGGCTGAGATTGTGGTCGGCGACGttgcacaaataaaatatg gtgaCCTCTTACCTGCTGATGGAGTTCTCATTCAAGGCAACGATCTGAAAATTGATGAGAGCTCGCTCACAGGAGAGTCGGACCATGttaagaaaacacaagaaaaagatCCAATGCTGTTATCAG GCACTCATGTAATGGAAGGCTCAGGGAAAATGGTGGTCACTGCTGTGGGTGTCAATTCTCAAACTGGAATTATCTTCACTTTACTCGGGAGCGGTGAGGATGACGACGACgaagaagatgaaaagaaaaaggaaaaggaagagaagaagaaacagaaaaaaa ACAAGAAGCAGGACGGATCTGTGGAAAATCGTAAGAAAG CCAAAGCACAGGACGGTGCTGCGATGGAAATGCAGCCTCTGAACAGTGACGATGGAGGTGATgctgaggaaaagaagaaagccAATCTGCCAAAAAAAGAGAAGTCTGTCCTCCAAGGCAAGCTGACCAAACTAGCTGTACAGATTGGAAAAGCAG GATTGGTCATGTCAGCCATTACTGTCATTATCCTGGTGGTGTTGTTTGTAGTCGACACCTTTTGGATCCAGAATCTGCCCTGGGTCAAGGATTGCACACCCATTTACATTCAGTTCTTTGTGAAATTCTTCATCATTGGTGTCACTGTTCTTGTGGTGGCTGTTCCTGAAGGCCTGCCGCTTGCTGTAACAATCTCCCTGGCATACTCTGTTAAG AAAATGATGAACGATAACAACCTTGTGCGTCATTTGGATGCTTGTGAGACCATGGGCAATGCAACGGCCATTTGCTCTGACAAGACTGGTACTCTCACCATGAACCGTATGACTGTGGTGCAGGCCTACGTTGCTGATAACCACTACAAGAGGGTCCCTGAACCAGAAAAGATCCCTCCCTCCATTTTAGACATCCTGATTCTGGGCATAGCAGTGAACTGTGCCTACACTACTAAGATCATG CCTCCAGAAAAAGAAGGAGGTCTGCCACGACAAGTGGGTAATAAGACCGAATGTGCCTTGCTTGGCTTTTCTAATGACTTGAAACGAGACTACCAAACTATTCGCAACGAGATCCCTGAAGAGAAACTGTACAAAGTCTACACCTTCAACTCAGTCCGCAAATCAATGAGCACTGTGTTGAAGTTGGCTGATGGCAGCTATCGCATGTTCAGCAAAGGAGCCTCTGAAATTCTCTTAAAAAA GTGCTATAAAATCCTGACCGCAAATGGTGAGTCAAAGGTGTTTCGCCCACGGGACAGAGATGATATGGTCAAGAGGGTGATCGAGCCCATGGCCTCGGAGGGCCTGAGAACCATCTGCCTTGCATACAGAGATTTTACTGTTTCTGATGGTGAACCGGACTGGGACAATGAAAATGATATCCTCACTGGAATGACCTGCATCTGCGTAGTGGGAATTGAAGACCCCGTGAGACCAGAG GTCCCAGATGCTATCAGGAAATGCCAGCGTGCTGGAATCACAGTTAGGATGGTTACTGGGGACAACATAAACACAGCTCGAGCCATCGCCACCAAGTGTGGCATCCTGCAGCCCGGAGATGACTTCCTCTGCCTGGAGGGAAAAGAGTTCAACCGCAGGATACGGAATGAAAAAGGAGAG ATTGAACAAGAACGCATCGATAAGATCTGGCCTAAACTACGAGTACTGGCTCGTTCATCCCCCACAGACAAGCACACCTTAGTAAAAG GCATTATTGATAGCACAGTACTGGAACAGAGACAAGTAGTCGCAGTAACGGGAGATGGTACAAATGATGGTCCTGCCCTTAAGAAAGCTGATGTTGGTTTTGCTATG ggTATTGCTGGGACAGATGTTGCTAAGGAGGCGTCTGACATTATCTTGACTGATGacaatttttccagcattgtTAAAGCGGTCATGTGGGGCCGAAACGTCTATGACAGCATCTCAAAATTCCTACAGTTTCAGCTAACCGTCAACGTGGTGGCTGTCATTGTAGCATTTACAGGAGCCTGCATCACACAG GACTCTCCCTTGAAAGCAGTGCAGATGTTATGGGTCAACCTTATCATGGACACTTTTGCTTCATTAGCTCTGGCTACAGAGCCCCCCACAGAATCCCTGCTGCTAAGGAAGCCATATGGCCGCAACAAACCTCTCATCTCACGCACCATGATGAAGAATATCCTGGGTCATGGAGTGTACCAgctaattatcatttttatgctgctCTTTGCGG gagaaaaaatattcgATATTGACAGTGGCAGGAATGCACCCCTCCATGCCCCACCCTCTGAACACTACACCATTGTCTTCAATACCTTTGTATTGATGCAGCTTTTCAATGAAATCAATGCTCGCAAGATCCACGGTGAAAGGAATGTGTTTGAGGGCATGTTCAACAACCCTATCTTCTGTAGTATAGTCTTTGGTACCTTCCTTATTCAG ATTGTCATAGTGCAGTTTGGCGGGAAGCCATTCAGCTGTGTGGCTCTGACCATTGACCAGTGGTTGTGGTGCACGTTCCTGGGGTTTAGCTCCCTTTTATGGGGACAG ATTATCTCCTCAATACCCACCAGCCGCTTAAAATTCCTGAAAACAGCAGGCCACGGCACACAGAAAGAGGAGATCCCTGATGAagagctggaggagctggacGACATGGATGAGATTGACCATGCTGAGCGGGAACTCCGTCGAGGCCAGATCCTCTGGTTCCGAGGCCTCAATCGCATCCAAACTCAG ATGGATGTAGTGAGTGCGTTCCAGAGTGGAACTTCCTTTCAGGGGGCTCTAAGGCGGCAGGCCTCCAACTCCAGCCAACAACAGCACGAT ATCCGGGTGGTGAAAGCATTCCGCAGCTCCATCTCCCTCTATGAGGGGCTGGAGAAACCCGAGTCACGAACATCAATCCACAACTTCATGACCCACCCCGAGTTTCGGATAGAGGACTCGGAGCCTCATATTCCCCTCATAGACGACACCGATGCAGAGGACGACGCTCCCACCAAGCGTAATTCTGCCAGCCCTCGCAACACCACGCCCACACCGCCCTCACCCACGCCCTCGCCCGCCACTACCATCGCCCCCACCACACCGGTCTCTCCCTCTCCAAACCAGAACAATAACGCTGTGGAAAGCAGCAACCACCTCCTCCCGGAGGGCTCCAAATCAGGAACCCCCTCAGCCCCGGGGAGCCCACTACACAGCCTGGAGACCTCCCTTTGA
- the atp2b1a gene encoding plasma membrane calcium-transporting ATPase 1a isoform X2, whose product MANNSYSGVKNSLMEANHDGEFGCTLKELRSLMELRGAEAISKIGDSYGDTQGLCNRLKTSPIDGLSGQPADIEKRKTAYGQNLIPPKKPKTFLQLVWEALQDVTLIILEVAAIVSLGLSFYRPPDAEREHCGRAAGGVEDENESEAGWIEGAAILLSVVCVVLVTAFNDWSKEKQFRGLQSRIEQEQKFTVVRGGQVIQIPVAEIVVGDVAQIKYGDLLPADGVLIQGNDLKIDESSLTGESDHVKKTQEKDPMLLSGTHVMEGSGKMVVTAVGVNSQTGIIFTLLGSGEDDDDEEDEKKKEKEEKKKQKKNKKQDGSVENRKKAKAQDGAAMEMQPLNSDDGGDAEEKKKANLPKKEKSVLQGKLTKLAVQIGKAGLVMSAITVIILVVLFVVDTFWIQNLPWVKDCTPIYIQFFVKFFIIGVTVLVVAVPEGLPLAVTISLAYSVKKMMNDNNLVRHLDACETMGNATAICSDKTGTLTMNRMTVVQAYVADNHYKRVPEPEKIPPSILDILILGIAVNCAYTTKIMPPEKEGGLPRQVGNKTECALLGFSNDLKRDYQTIRNEIPEEKLYKVYTFNSVRKSMSTVLKLADGSYRMFSKGASEILLKKCYKILTANGESKVFRPRDRDDMVKRVIEPMASEGLRTICLAYRDFTVSDGEPDWDNENDILTGMTCICVVGIEDPVRPEVPDAIRKCQRAGITVRMVTGDNINTARAIATKCGILQPGDDFLCLEGKEFNRRIRNEKGEIEQERIDKIWPKLRVLARSSPTDKHTLVKGIIDSTVLEQRQVVAVTGDGTNDGPALKKADVGFAMGIAGTDVAKEASDIILTDDNFSSIVKAVMWGRNVYDSISKFLQFQLTVNVVAVIVAFTGACITQDSPLKAVQMLWVNLIMDTFASLALATEPPTESLLLRKPYGRNKPLISRTMMKNILGHGVYQLIIIFMLLFAGEKIFDIDSGRNAPLHAPPSEHYTIVFNTFVLMQLFNEINARKIHGERNVFEGMFNNPIFCSIVFGTFLIQIVIVQFGGKPFSCVALTIDQWLWCTFLGFSSLLWGQIISSIPTSRLKFLKTAGHGTQKEEIPDEELEELDDMDEIDHAERELRRGQILWFRGLNRIQTQIRVVKAFRSSISLYEGLEKPESRTSIHNFMTHPEFRIEDSEPHIPLIDDTDAEDDAPTKRNSASPRNTTPTPPSPTPSPATTIAPTTPVSPSPNQNNNAVESSNHLLPEGSKSGTPSAPGSPLHSLETSL is encoded by the exons GTCTAAGTGGACAGCCTGCTGACATTGAGAAGCGGAAAACGGCTTATGGGCAAAATTTAATACCACCCAAAAAGCCCAAAACCTTCCTACAATTAGTGTGGGAGGCACTACAAGATGTCACACTAATTATCCTAGAAGTGGCAGCCATAGTTTCACTAGGCCTTTCTTTTTATAGACCACCAGATGCCGAAAGAGAAC ACTGTGGAAGAGCTGCTGGTGGTGTGGAGGATGAAAATGAGTCTGAGGCAGGATGGATCGAAGGTGCCGCCATTCTTCTGTCAGTTGTCTGTGTAGTGCTGGTGACGGCATTCAATGACTGGAGTAAAGAGAAGCAGTTTAGGGGCCTCCAGAGCCGTATTGAGCAGGAACAGAAATTTACTGTTGTCCGTGGAGGACAAGTTATCCAAATTCCAGTGGCTGAGATTGTGGTCGGCGACGttgcacaaataaaatatg gtgaCCTCTTACCTGCTGATGGAGTTCTCATTCAAGGCAACGATCTGAAAATTGATGAGAGCTCGCTCACAGGAGAGTCGGACCATGttaagaaaacacaagaaaaagatCCAATGCTGTTATCAG GCACTCATGTAATGGAAGGCTCAGGGAAAATGGTGGTCACTGCTGTGGGTGTCAATTCTCAAACTGGAATTATCTTCACTTTACTCGGGAGCGGTGAGGATGACGACGACgaagaagatgaaaagaaaaaggaaaaggaagagaagaagaaacagaaaaaaa ACAAGAAGCAGGACGGATCTGTGGAAAATCGTAAGAAAG CCAAAGCACAGGACGGTGCTGCGATGGAAATGCAGCCTCTGAACAGTGACGATGGAGGTGATgctgaggaaaagaagaaagccAATCTGCCAAAAAAAGAGAAGTCTGTCCTCCAAGGCAAGCTGACCAAACTAGCTGTACAGATTGGAAAAGCAG GATTGGTCATGTCAGCCATTACTGTCATTATCCTGGTGGTGTTGTTTGTAGTCGACACCTTTTGGATCCAGAATCTGCCCTGGGTCAAGGATTGCACACCCATTTACATTCAGTTCTTTGTGAAATTCTTCATCATTGGTGTCACTGTTCTTGTGGTGGCTGTTCCTGAAGGCCTGCCGCTTGCTGTAACAATCTCCCTGGCATACTCTGTTAAG AAAATGATGAACGATAACAACCTTGTGCGTCATTTGGATGCTTGTGAGACCATGGGCAATGCAACGGCCATTTGCTCTGACAAGACTGGTACTCTCACCATGAACCGTATGACTGTGGTGCAGGCCTACGTTGCTGATAACCACTACAAGAGGGTCCCTGAACCAGAAAAGATCCCTCCCTCCATTTTAGACATCCTGATTCTGGGCATAGCAGTGAACTGTGCCTACACTACTAAGATCATG CCTCCAGAAAAAGAAGGAGGTCTGCCACGACAAGTGGGTAATAAGACCGAATGTGCCTTGCTTGGCTTTTCTAATGACTTGAAACGAGACTACCAAACTATTCGCAACGAGATCCCTGAAGAGAAACTGTACAAAGTCTACACCTTCAACTCAGTCCGCAAATCAATGAGCACTGTGTTGAAGTTGGCTGATGGCAGCTATCGCATGTTCAGCAAAGGAGCCTCTGAAATTCTCTTAAAAAA GTGCTATAAAATCCTGACCGCAAATGGTGAGTCAAAGGTGTTTCGCCCACGGGACAGAGATGATATGGTCAAGAGGGTGATCGAGCCCATGGCCTCGGAGGGCCTGAGAACCATCTGCCTTGCATACAGAGATTTTACTGTTTCTGATGGTGAACCGGACTGGGACAATGAAAATGATATCCTCACTGGAATGACCTGCATCTGCGTAGTGGGAATTGAAGACCCCGTGAGACCAGAG GTCCCAGATGCTATCAGGAAATGCCAGCGTGCTGGAATCACAGTTAGGATGGTTACTGGGGACAACATAAACACAGCTCGAGCCATCGCCACCAAGTGTGGCATCCTGCAGCCCGGAGATGACTTCCTCTGCCTGGAGGGAAAAGAGTTCAACCGCAGGATACGGAATGAAAAAGGAGAG ATTGAACAAGAACGCATCGATAAGATCTGGCCTAAACTACGAGTACTGGCTCGTTCATCCCCCACAGACAAGCACACCTTAGTAAAAG GCATTATTGATAGCACAGTACTGGAACAGAGACAAGTAGTCGCAGTAACGGGAGATGGTACAAATGATGGTCCTGCCCTTAAGAAAGCTGATGTTGGTTTTGCTATG ggTATTGCTGGGACAGATGTTGCTAAGGAGGCGTCTGACATTATCTTGACTGATGacaatttttccagcattgtTAAAGCGGTCATGTGGGGCCGAAACGTCTATGACAGCATCTCAAAATTCCTACAGTTTCAGCTAACCGTCAACGTGGTGGCTGTCATTGTAGCATTTACAGGAGCCTGCATCACACAG GACTCTCCCTTGAAAGCAGTGCAGATGTTATGGGTCAACCTTATCATGGACACTTTTGCTTCATTAGCTCTGGCTACAGAGCCCCCCACAGAATCCCTGCTGCTAAGGAAGCCATATGGCCGCAACAAACCTCTCATCTCACGCACCATGATGAAGAATATCCTGGGTCATGGAGTGTACCAgctaattatcatttttatgctgctCTTTGCGG gagaaaaaatattcgATATTGACAGTGGCAGGAATGCACCCCTCCATGCCCCACCCTCTGAACACTACACCATTGTCTTCAATACCTTTGTATTGATGCAGCTTTTCAATGAAATCAATGCTCGCAAGATCCACGGTGAAAGGAATGTGTTTGAGGGCATGTTCAACAACCCTATCTTCTGTAGTATAGTCTTTGGTACCTTCCTTATTCAG ATTGTCATAGTGCAGTTTGGCGGGAAGCCATTCAGCTGTGTGGCTCTGACCATTGACCAGTGGTTGTGGTGCACGTTCCTGGGGTTTAGCTCCCTTTTATGGGGACAG ATTATCTCCTCAATACCCACCAGCCGCTTAAAATTCCTGAAAACAGCAGGCCACGGCACACAGAAAGAGGAGATCCCTGATGAagagctggaggagctggacGACATGGATGAGATTGACCATGCTGAGCGGGAACTCCGTCGAGGCCAGATCCTCTGGTTCCGAGGCCTCAATCGCATCCAAACTCAG ATCCGGGTGGTGAAAGCATTCCGCAGCTCCATCTCCCTCTATGAGGGGCTGGAGAAACCCGAGTCACGAACATCAATCCACAACTTCATGACCCACCCCGAGTTTCGGATAGAGGACTCGGAGCCTCATATTCCCCTCATAGACGACACCGATGCAGAGGACGACGCTCCCACCAAGCGTAATTCTGCCAGCCCTCGCAACACCACGCCCACACCGCCCTCACCCACGCCCTCGCCCGCCACTACCATCGCCCCCACCACACCGGTCTCTCCCTCTCCAAACCAGAACAATAACGCTGTGGAAAGCAGCAACCACCTCCTCCCGGAGGGCTCCAAATCAGGAACCCCCTCAGCCCCGGGGAGCCCACTACACAGCCTGGAGACCTCCCTTTGA